Proteins from a genomic interval of Pseudomonas anuradhapurensis:
- the yajC gene encoding preprotein translocase subunit YajC → MSFLIPAAYADAAAPAAGPAGTGFEWIFLVGFLVIFYLMIWRPQAKRAKEQKNLLSNLQKGDEVVTNGGIAGKIVKVSDDFVVLEVSDSVELKFQKGAIAATLPKGTLKAI, encoded by the coding sequence ATGAGCTTCTTGATCCCCGCCGCATACGCGGACGCCGCAGCACCCGCCGCCGGCCCAGCCGGTACCGGCTTCGAGTGGATTTTCCTGGTCGGTTTCCTGGTCATCTTCTACCTGATGATCTGGCGCCCGCAGGCCAAGCGTGCCAAAGAGCAGAAGAACCTGCTAAGCAACTTGCAAAAGGGTGACGAAGTTGTCACCAACGGCGGCATCGCCGGCAAGATCGTCAAGGTTTCCGATGATTTCGTGGTCCTGGAAGTTTCCGACAGCGTCGAGCTGAAGTTCCAGAAGGGTGCCATTGCGGCCACCCTGCCAAAAGGTACGCTCAAGGCTATCTGA
- a CDS encoding glycine zipper 2TM domain-containing protein: MNKSMLVGAVLGAVGVTAGGAVATYSLVNKGPEYAQVTDVQPIKQQVKTPREVCKDVTVTRQAPVKDQHQIAGTVVGAIAGGLLGNQIGGGTGKKIATVAGAVGGGYAGNKVQEGMQERDTYTTTQTRCNTVNDISEKVVGYNVKYTIGDQVGQVKMDHEPGSTIPVDKNGKLILSEAGQ; encoded by the coding sequence GTGAACAAATCAATGCTGGTGGGTGCGGTACTGGGTGCTGTCGGTGTGACTGCCGGAGGTGCTGTCGCGACCTACAGCTTGGTCAACAAGGGGCCTGAGTATGCGCAGGTCACCGACGTGCAACCGATCAAACAACAGGTAAAAACCCCGCGTGAGGTCTGCAAGGACGTCACCGTGACGCGCCAGGCGCCGGTCAAGGACCAGCACCAGATCGCCGGTACCGTGGTGGGTGCCATTGCCGGTGGCCTGCTGGGTAACCAGATCGGCGGTGGTACCGGCAAGAAGATTGCCACCGTGGCCGGTGCGGTCGGTGGCGGTTATGCCGGTAACAAGGTGCAGGAAGGCATGCAGGAGCGTGATACCTACACGACCACGCAAACCCGCTGCAACACGGTCAATGACATCAGCGAGAAGGTGGTGGGCTACAACGTCAAGTACACCATCGGCGATCAGGTAGGGCAGGTGAAGATGGATCACGAGCCTGGTTCGACCATTCCGGTGGACAAGAATGGCAAGCTGATCCTCAGCGAAGCCGGGCAATAA
- the cysE gene encoding serine O-acetyltransferase has product MFERLREDIQSVFHRDPAARNAFEVLTCYPGMHAIWLHRLGHALWKRDFKWLARLVSNFGRWLTGIEIHPGATIGRRFFIDHGMGIVIGETAEIGDDVTLYQGVTLGGTSWNKGKRHPTLENGVVVGAGAKVLGPFTVGAGAKIGSNAVVTKAVPAGATAVGIPGRIIVKSEDTEVEAKRKAMAEKIGFDAYGVSGDMPDPVARAIGQMLDHLQAVDERLEGMCGALTKMGSDYCAKELPALPEDDFKDVAQVAQRDTQPH; this is encoded by the coding sequence ATGTTCGAACGCCTGCGTGAAGATATTCAAAGCGTATTCCACCGCGACCCGGCCGCGCGCAATGCCTTCGAGGTGCTGACCTGCTACCCCGGCATGCACGCCATCTGGCTGCACCGCCTGGGCCATGCCCTGTGGAAGCGTGATTTCAAATGGCTGGCCCGCCTGGTGTCGAACTTCGGGCGCTGGCTGACCGGCATCGAGATCCACCCCGGCGCCACCATCGGCCGGCGCTTCTTCATTGACCATGGCATGGGCATCGTCATCGGTGAAACCGCCGAGATCGGCGATGATGTCACCCTGTACCAGGGGGTGACCCTGGGCGGCACCAGCTGGAACAAGGGCAAGCGCCACCCGACCCTGGAAAACGGCGTGGTGGTAGGGGCGGGGGCCAAGGTGCTGGGCCCGTTCACCGTCGGCGCCGGGGCCAAGATCGGCTCCAATGCGGTGGTGACCAAGGCGGTGCCGGCGGGCGCCACGGCGGTGGGTATCCCGGGGCGTATCATCGTCAAGAGCGAAGACACTGAAGTCGAGGCCAAGCGCAAGGCCATGGCCGAGAAGATCGGCTTCGATGCCTACGGGGTCAGCGGCGACATGCCCGATCCGGTGGCCCGTGCCATCGGCCAGATGCTCGATCACCTGCAAGCGGTCGACGAGCGGCTTGAGGGGATGTGCGGCGCCCTGACCAAGATGGGCAGCGATTATTGCGCCAAGGAGCTGCCGGCCCTGCCGGAAGATGACTTCAAGGATGTCGCCCAGGTGGCCCAGCGCGACACCCAGCCGCATTGA
- the secD gene encoding protein translocase subunit SecD: protein MLNKYPLWKYALIVLVLAIGFIYSAPNLYPDDPAVQISGASSALHVSQADLDRVSKALVDAKIAVKGASLGEKGSGLIRLTSQEDQLPAKDVVRKALGDDYVVALNLAQTTPQWLRSLGASPMKLGLDLSGGVHFLLEVDMDKAMSARMKVYEGEVKTLLRKERVRYRSLPQQDGGIMLGFADDATREQARALIRKNFNDFDLTTTERNELAVLRLALTQAKVAEIREYSIKQNLTTVRNRVNELGVAEPLVQRQGANRIVVELPGVQDTAEAKRILGKTANLEFRFGAEPGASKATTEVFEFREGGRSAAVERGLIITGDQVTDAQASFDEHGRPQVNIRLDGHGGELMSRATRSNVGRSMAVIFIEQKPVTRYVKQTVDGVEKDVAVQSFQEEKKIISLATIQSPLGSQFRITGLNGQGESSELALLLRAGGLAAPMYFAEERTIGPSLGADNITKGIDASLWGMLFVSLFIIAIYRGFGVLATIALAGNMVLLLALMSLLGATLTLPGIAGIVLTMGMAVDANVLIFSRIREELAAGMSVQRAIHEGFNRAYSAIVDANLTTLLVGGILFAMGTGPVKGFAVTMSLGIFTSMFTAVMVTRALVNLTCGGRDIKKLWV, encoded by the coding sequence ATGCTGAACAAATACCCTCTGTGGAAATACGCACTGATCGTGCTGGTACTGGCGATCGGTTTTATTTATTCCGCTCCCAACCTCTACCCGGATGATCCGGCGGTACAGATCAGCGGTGCCAGCTCGGCGCTGCACGTGAGCCAGGCCGACCTCGATCGCGTCAGCAAGGCGCTGGTCGATGCCAAGATCGCCGTCAAGGGCGCGAGCCTGGGTGAAAAGGGCAGCGGGCTGATCCGCCTGACCAGTCAGGAAGACCAGCTGCCAGCCAAGGATGTAGTGCGCAAGGCACTTGGCGATGACTACGTCGTGGCCCTGAACCTGGCCCAGACCACCCCGCAATGGCTGCGCAGCCTGGGCGCCAGCCCGATGAAGCTGGGCCTGGACCTGTCCGGTGGTGTGCACTTCCTGCTGGAAGTGGACATGGACAAGGCCATGAGCGCGCGCATGAAAGTCTACGAAGGCGAGGTCAAGACCTTGCTGCGCAAAGAGCGCGTCCGCTACCGCAGCCTGCCTCAGCAGGATGGCGGCATCATGCTGGGCTTCGCTGACGATGCCACCCGCGAGCAGGCACGTGCCCTGATTCGCAAGAATTTCAATGATTTCGACCTGACCACCACCGAGCGCAACGAGCTCGCCGTGCTGCGTCTGGCGCTGACCCAGGCGAAAGTCGCCGAGATCCGCGAATACTCGATCAAGCAGAACCTCACCACCGTGCGCAACCGGGTCAACGAGCTGGGCGTGGCCGAGCCGCTGGTACAGCGCCAGGGCGCCAACCGCATCGTGGTCGAGCTGCCAGGCGTGCAGGATACTGCCGAAGCCAAGCGCATCCTCGGCAAGACCGCCAACCTGGAATTCCGCTTCGGTGCCGAGCCGGGTGCATCCAAGGCCACCACCGAAGTGTTCGAGTTCCGTGAAGGCGGCCGCTCCGCCGCGGTCGAGCGCGGCCTGATCATCACCGGTGACCAGGTCACCGACGCCCAGGCCAGCTTCGACGAGCACGGCCGCCCGCAGGTGAACATCCGCCTCGATGGCCATGGTGGCGAGCTCATGAGCCGCGCTACCCGCAGCAATGTCGGCCGCAGCATGGCGGTGATCTTCATCGAGCAGAAGCCGGTTACCCGCTACGTCAAGCAGACCGTCGACGGCGTCGAGAAGGACGTTGCCGTACAGAGCTTCCAGGAAGAGAAGAAGATCATCAGCCTGGCGACCATCCAGTCGCCGCTGGGCAGCCAGTTCCGCATCACCGGCCTGAACGGCCAGGGCGAATCGTCCGAACTGGCCCTGCTGCTGCGTGCCGGTGGCCTGGCCGCGCCGATGTACTTCGCTGAAGAACGGACCATCGGCCCAAGCCTGGGTGCCGACAACATCACCAAAGGTATCGATGCGTCGCTGTGGGGCATGCTGTTCGTCTCGCTGTTCATCATCGCCATCTACCGCGGCTTCGGCGTGCTGGCGACCATCGCCCTGGCTGGCAACATGGTATTGCTGCTGGCGTTGATGTCCTTGCTGGGGGCCACCCTGACCCTGCCGGGTATCGCCGGTATCGTACTGACCATGGGTATGGCGGTAGACGCCAACGTGCTGATCTTCTCGCGTATCCGTGAGGAACTGGCGGCGGGCATGTCGGTGCAGCGTGCCATCCATGAAGGTTTCAACCGCGCCTACTCGGCCATCGTCGACGCCAACCTGACCACCTTGCTTGTAGGTGGCATCCTGTTCGCCATGGGCACCGGGCCGGTGAAGGGCTTTGCGGTCACCATGTCCCTCGGGATTTTCACATCGATGTTCACTGCCGTGATGGTGACCCGTGCGCTGGTCAACCTGACCTGCGGCGGGCGTGACATCAAGAAGCTGTGGGTTTGA
- the secF gene encoding protein translocase subunit SecF, whose product MKTINFMGVRNVAFAITLLLTVLALFSWWHKGLNFGLDFTGGTLIELTYERPADLEAVRTELVGSGFHEAVVQSFGATTDLLVRMPGDDPQLGTKVAEALQKAGGDNPATVKRVEFVGPQVGEELRDQGGLGMLLALGGILIYLAFRFQWKFAVGAIVSLIHDVVVTLGILSFFQITFDLTVLAAVLAIIGYSLNDTIVVFDRVRENFRVMRKASLIENINVSTTQTLLRTVATSVSTLLAIAALLFFGGDNLFGFSLALFIGVMAGTYSSIYIANVVLIWLNLNSEDLIPPAKTDGVDDRP is encoded by the coding sequence ATGAAAACCATCAACTTCATGGGCGTGCGCAATGTCGCGTTCGCCATTACCTTGCTCCTCACTGTGCTGGCGCTGTTCAGCTGGTGGCACAAGGGCCTGAACTTCGGCCTGGACTTCACTGGCGGTACGCTGATCGAGCTGACCTACGAGCGCCCGGCCGACCTTGAGGCGGTGCGCACCGAGCTGGTCGGTTCCGGCTTCCACGAGGCAGTGGTGCAGAGCTTCGGCGCCACCACCGACCTGCTGGTGCGCATGCCGGGCGATGACCCGCAGTTGGGCACCAAGGTCGCCGAGGCCTTGCAGAAGGCTGGTGGCGACAACCCGGCCACGGTCAAGCGGGTCGAGTTCGTCGGCCCGCAAGTGGGTGAAGAGCTGCGCGACCAGGGTGGCCTGGGCATGCTGCTGGCCCTCGGTGGCATCCTCATCTACCTGGCCTTCCGCTTCCAGTGGAAGTTCGCCGTGGGCGCGATCGTCTCGCTGATCCACGACGTGGTGGTGACCCTGGGTATCCTGTCGTTCTTCCAGATCACCTTCGACCTGACCGTGCTGGCAGCGGTGCTGGCGATCATCGGCTATTCGCTGAACGACACCATCGTCGTGTTCGACCGGGTGCGCGAGAACTTCCGGGTCATGCGCAAGGCCTCGCTGATCGAGAACATCAACGTTTCCACCACGCAGACCCTGCTGCGCACCGTTGCCACCTCGGTTTCGACCTTGCTGGCGATTGCCGCGCTGCTGTTCTTCGGTGGTGACAACCTGTTCGGCTTCTCGCTGGCGCTGTTCATTGGCGTCATGGCCGGTACCTACTCGTCGATCTACATCGCCAACGTGGTGCTGATCTGGCTGAACCTGAACAGTGAAGACCTGATCCCGCCGGCCAAGACCGACGGTGTCGACGACCGTCCATAA
- the tgt gene encoding tRNA guanosine(34) transglycosylase Tgt yields the protein MSFELLATDGKARRGRITFPRGTVETPAFMPVGTYGTVKGMLPRDIEAIGAEMILGNTFHLWLRPGTEVIKKHNGLHDFMQWKGPILTDSGGFQVFSLGAMRKIKEEGVTFASPVDGAKVFMGPEESMQVQRDLGSDVVMIFDECTPYPAEHDVARASMELSLRWAQRSKNAHADNTAALFGIVQGGMYQDLRMRSLEGLENIGFDGLAIGGLSVGEPKHEMIKVLDYLPGQMPADKPRYLMGVGKPEDLVEGVRRGVDMFDCVMPTRNARNGHLFVDTGVIKIRNAFHRHDDSPLDPTCDCYTCSNFSRAYLHHLDKCGEMLSSMLNTIHNLRHYQRLMAGLREAIQQGKLAAFVDAFYAKRGLPVPPLD from the coding sequence ATGTCCTTCGAACTGCTGGCCACCGACGGCAAGGCCCGTCGTGGCCGCATCACCTTCCCACGTGGCACCGTGGAAACCCCGGCGTTCATGCCGGTGGGCACCTATGGTACGGTCAAGGGCATGCTGCCGCGCGATATCGAGGCCATCGGCGCCGAGATGATCCTGGGCAACACCTTCCACCTGTGGCTGCGCCCGGGCACCGAGGTGATCAAGAAGCACAACGGCCTGCACGACTTCATGCAGTGGAAAGGCCCGATCCTCACCGATTCCGGTGGTTTCCAGGTGTTCAGCCTGGGCGCCATGCGCAAGATCAAGGAGGAGGGCGTGACCTTCGCCTCGCCGGTCGACGGCGCCAAGGTGTTCATGGGCCCGGAAGAGTCGATGCAGGTGCAGCGCGACCTGGGCTCGGATGTGGTGATGATCTTCGACGAGTGCACCCCGTACCCGGCCGAGCACGATGTGGCGCGCGCCTCGATGGAGCTGTCGCTGCGCTGGGCCCAGCGCTCGAAGAACGCCCATGCCGACAATACCGCGGCGCTGTTCGGTATCGTCCAGGGCGGCATGTACCAGGACCTGCGCATGCGCTCGCTGGAAGGCCTGGAAAACATCGGTTTCGATGGCCTGGCCATCGGCGGCCTGTCGGTCGGCGAACCCAAGCACGAAATGATCAAGGTGCTGGATTACCTGCCGGGCCAGATGCCTGCTGACAAACCTCGTTACCTTATGGGGGTAGGCAAACCGGAAGATCTCGTTGAGGGTGTGCGCCGCGGCGTCGACATGTTCGACTGCGTGATGCCTACGCGTAACGCACGCAACGGCCATCTGTTCGTCGATACCGGGGTGATCAAGATCCGCAACGCGTTCCATCGCCACGATGATTCGCCGCTGGATCCGACCTGTGATTGCTATACCTGCAGCAACTTCTCCCGCGCCTATCTGCATCACCTGGACAAGTGCGGCGAAATGCTGAGCAGCATGCTGAATACCATCCACAACTTGCGCCATTACCAGCGCTTGATGGCCGGTTTACGCGAGGCTATTCAACAAGGTAAATTGGCCGCCTTTGTCGACGCCTTCTACGCCAAGCGCGGGCTTCCGGTACCGCCCTTGGACTGA
- the trmJ gene encoding tRNA (cytosine(32)/uridine(32)-2'-O)-methyltransferase TrmJ gives MLQNIRVVLVNTSHPGNIGGAARAMKNMGLSRLVLVQPKEFPAVDASARASGADDVLDSAQVVDSLEQALVGCNLVMGTSARERSIPWPLIGPRECGAKAVEHANGGEEIALVFGREHAGLTNEELQRCHFHVHIPSSPDFSSLNLAAAVQVLAYEVRMAWLAAGEAPGKVDKVDASELATMDEMELFYDHLEKTLVGIGFLDPEKPKHLMPRLRRLYGRVAVERSEMSILRGILTETQKVVRGEPHKRKD, from the coding sequence TTGCTGCAAAATATTCGTGTTGTTCTGGTCAATACCAGCCACCCCGGCAACATCGGCGGCGCTGCACGAGCCATGAAAAACATGGGCTTGTCGCGTCTGGTGCTGGTGCAGCCGAAAGAATTTCCCGCCGTGGATGCAAGCGCCCGAGCCTCCGGGGCCGACGATGTGCTGGACAGCGCCCAGGTGGTCGACAGCCTGGAGCAGGCGCTGGTCGGCTGCAACCTGGTGATGGGCACCAGCGCCCGCGAGCGGAGCATCCCCTGGCCGCTGATCGGCCCACGTGAATGCGGAGCCAAGGCAGTGGAGCATGCCAATGGCGGCGAGGAGATCGCCCTGGTGTTCGGGCGCGAGCACGCCGGCCTGACCAACGAAGAACTGCAGCGATGTCACTTCCACGTGCACATTCCCTCCAGCCCCGACTTCAGCTCGCTGAACCTGGCTGCGGCTGTCCAGGTGCTCGCCTACGAGGTGCGCATGGCCTGGCTGGCGGCCGGCGAAGCGCCGGGCAAGGTCGACAAGGTTGACGCCAGCGAACTGGCGACCATGGACGAAATGGAGCTGTTCTACGACCACCTGGAGAAGACCCTGGTCGGTATCGGCTTCCTCGACCCCGAAAAGCCCAAGCACCTGATGCCGCGCCTGCGCCGGCTGTATGGGCGGGTCGCGGTCGAACGTTCGGAAATGAGCATTTTGCGCGGCATCCTCACCGAGACCCAGAAAGTGGTCCGCGGCGAGCCGCATAAACGGAAGGACTGA
- the iscR gene encoding Fe-S cluster assembly transcriptional regulator IscR — MRLTTKGRYAVTAMLDLALHAQHGPVSLADISERQGISLSYLEQLFAKLRRSSLVSSVRGPGGGYQLSRGMETIRVAQVIDAVNESVDATRCQGLGDCHAGDTCLTHHLWCDLSQQIHEFLSGISLADLVMRREVQEVAQRQDLRRVAGRAAQLDKIETSAVD; from the coding sequence ATGCGACTGACTACCAAAGGCCGATACGCCGTGACCGCCATGCTCGACCTGGCGTTGCACGCGCAGCATGGGCCGGTGTCTTTGGCCGACATTTCCGAGCGCCAGGGCATTTCCCTCTCTTATCTGGAGCAGCTGTTCGCCAAGCTGCGCCGCAGCAGCCTGGTTTCCAGCGTGCGCGGTCCAGGCGGTGGCTACCAGCTGTCGCGGGGCATGGAAACCATCCGGGTGGCCCAGGTCATCGATGCGGTCAACGAATCGGTCGATGCCACCCGCTGCCAGGGCCTCGGGGACTGCCATGCCGGTGATACCTGCCTGACCCACCACCTGTGGTGCGACCTCAGCCAGCAGATCCATGAATTCCTCAGTGGCATCAGCCTGGCCGACCTCGTCATGCGCCGTGAGGTGCAGGAAGTCGCCCAGCGCCAGGACCTGCGTCGTGTCGCAGGCCGAGCCGCCCAGCTGGACAAGATTGAGACGTCCGCCGTCGATTGA
- the suhB gene encoding inositol-phosphate phosphatase: MQPMLNIALRAARSASELIFRSIERLDSIKVDEKEAKDYVSEVDRAAEQSIVNALRKAYPNHSIQGEETGLHVGSGEEGKDYLWIIDPLDGTTNFLRGIPHFAVSIACKYRGRLEHAVIVDPVRQEEFTASRGRGAQLNGRRLRVSSRTSLEGALLGTGFPFRDSQMAELDNYLGMFRALTGQTAGIRRAGSASLDLAYVAAGRFDAFWESGLSEWDMAAGVLLIQEAGGLVSDFNGGHDFLEKGHIVAGNIKCFKAVLTAIQPHLPESMKR, from the coding sequence ATGCAGCCTATGCTGAATATCGCCCTGCGCGCCGCTCGCAGCGCCAGTGAACTGATTTTCCGCTCCATCGAACGCCTGGATAGCATCAAGGTCGATGAGAAAGAGGCCAAGGACTACGTTTCCGAAGTCGATCGCGCCGCCGAGCAGAGCATCGTCAACGCCCTGCGCAAGGCCTACCCGAACCACTCCATCCAGGGCGAGGAAACCGGCCTGCACGTGGGTAGTGGCGAAGAAGGCAAGGACTACCTGTGGATCATCGACCCGCTGGACGGCACCACCAACTTCCTGCGTGGCATCCCACACTTCGCGGTCAGCATCGCCTGCAAATACCGTGGCCGCCTTGAGCACGCCGTAATCGTCGACCCGGTTCGCCAGGAAGAATTCACCGCCAGCCGTGGCCGTGGCGCCCAGCTCAATGGCCGCCGCCTGCGCGTCAGCTCGCGTACCAGCCTCGAAGGCGCCCTGCTGGGCACCGGCTTCCCGTTCCGTGACAGCCAGATGGCCGAGCTGGACAACTACCTGGGTATGTTCCGCGCGCTGACCGGCCAGACCGCCGGCATCCGCCGCGCCGGCTCCGCCAGCCTGGACCTGGCCTACGTTGCCGCTGGCCGTTTCGACGCCTTCTGGGAGTCGGGCCTGTCCGAGTGGGACATGGCGGCCGGCGTGCTGCTGATCCAGGAAGCGGGCGGCCTGGTCAGCGACTTCAACGGTGGCCATGACTTCCTCGAGAAAGGCCATATCGTTGCTGGCAACATCAAGTGCTTCAAGGCGGTGCTGACCGCCATCCAGCCGCACCTGCCAGAAAGCATGAAGCGCTAA